Proteins from one Anopheles nili chromosome 2, idAnoNiliSN_F5_01, whole genome shotgun sequence genomic window:
- the LOC128731287 gene encoding phytanoyl-CoA dioxygenase domain-containing protein 1, whose protein sequence is MRNLLIDQVREDGFAVIDDFLTPEEVRELHQVGRNLHQDAPKDERKVFNANAGGKSAQSRERYFLESADKVRYFFEEGAVGETGELLVDPAIALNKVGHALHSQHPAFEGITFSNRVKEVCWQLGFRKPAVAQSMYIFKNPGIGGEVKPHQDATYLYTEPSTTVGFWIPLEDATLQNGCLHFIKGSHRSGVHRRWIRNPDKGADDLLIYDRPTPLYPQSNFVAVPVKAGSCVLIHSQVVHRSDANRSDHSRHAYTFHVIETEDCEYSKENWLQPTEDHPFPVLYERD, encoded by the exons ATGAGGAACCTCCTGATCGATCAG GTCCGCGAGGACGGGTTCGCTGTGATCGATGACTTTCTGACACCGGAAGAGGTGCGCGAGTTGCATCAGGTCGGGAGGAATCTGCACCAGGACGCGCCAAAGGACGAACGTAAGGTGTTTAACGCGAACGCAGGTGGCAAGTCGGCGCAAAGTCGTGAGCGGTACTTCCTCGAGAGTGCGGATAAGGTGCGATACTTCTTCGAAGAGGGTGCCGTCGGTGAAACAGGCGAGTTGCTCGTCGATCCAGCGATCGCCCTCAATAAGGTGGGCCATGCGCTGCATTCGCAACATCCTGCCTTCGAGGGGATCACGTTTTCGAACCGCGTGAAGGAGGTTTGCTGGCAGCTTGGCTTCCGGAAGCCGGCCGTGGCGCAGAGTATGTACATCTTCAAGAATCCCGGTATCGGTGGTGAAGTGAAACCGCACCAGGATGCGACGTACCTGTACACGGAACCGAGCACGACGGTGGGCTTTTGGATACCGCTTGAGGATGCCACGCTCCAGAATGGATGTCTGCACTTTATTAAGGGTTCACACAGAAGCGGCGTCCATCGGCG ATGGATCCGTAACCCGGACAAGGGCGCCGACGATCTGCTAATCTACGACCGGCCCACCCCACTCTACCCACAGTCCAACTTCGTGGCCGTCCCAGTAAAGGCAGGCTCGTGCGTCCTCATCCACAGCCAGGTCGTACACCGGAGTGATGCGAACCGGTCCGACCACAGCCGGCACGCGTACACCTTCCACGTGATCGAAACCGAAGACTGTGAATATTCCAAAGAAAACTGGCTGCAACCGACCGAGGATcatccgtttccggtgctGTACGAGCGGGACTAA